A region of the Euwallacea similis isolate ESF13 chromosome 10, ESF131.1, whole genome shotgun sequence genome:
TCCAGCTCAGACAACATCTCTTCATCAGGgtgtgtgtttttttctttgcCAGTTTTAATGTTTGAATTACCCACCATTAAGCTATCTGCCTCTTGTACACccataatttgtattatttcttTCTTGGACTTTTTTACTATGCCAAATTTGGCGAAAACTTTTCGGGGATTTTGCAGCATTTCGCTCATTTGATCTATATCTACTTCTAACGTCTTTTCTGGACGATTGAGGAAGTCTACAAACTCCGACAGGGGTTCCAGACGACTGCGCCTAAGAATTGTTTtttagtaaacattttttttaggtttgtGAAATAAACACaccttaataaaattgaactgtTTTTGTCTTCATTTGAGAGCTCTAACTGGTATCTAAAGCACTGGCTTTCCAAGTCAGTTCCACTTATCATTAGAAGACTTGAAAAGCGGCCTTTTCGCTCATGCTTGATGGCAATAGTGATGACTTGATTGCCTAAAGTCAGTATTACACTAACAATTTCTTCATGTATTAATTtgtgaattaatttatgaatttcatCATGAAGTGTTGATTTTAAGCTGACCTAGACGACTATGAACTGGGATgtgaaatttttggtttattgtCAGTTCCATCAACTGCtgtttatcaataaataattatacatatattatttgagaaagatctattttatttcaaatcactttttgcttataaataaaagataaaaaacaCATTCAAAACCCAAAACTGTGACTGAAACTTAGTAAAacaataaacacattttcctCATGACATCAAAACTTGGTATTGTTTTATAGGCTGATATCCtttaatttaccaaaaaacacCCTAATCCGTAAATAATATGGCCAATTCCATCATGAATTTAATCAGGGCAAAATCATTTATGTAAAATGGGTTCTACATATGTAAAACAATTTGAGAGACCACTTCCCaaataaactcataaattGTCAATACTTATATTGGCTGAATAAGCACATTGCAATAAACTGCCAAAaactgtaacaaaaaaaactcaccaacataggtaaaaaatatcttattctTCCCTTTTTCAGGCCATTCAAACTGAGGTGGATCCAAAAACTCTTCATGATGTACCTTTAAGTGCTCAAGAAGAAGCTTTGAGTTTCCTCTCCAGTTGCAATTCTTCTCAGGAAATAGATGTTTATAAGACAAGGGGCAGCTCATGCATTGGTACCTGCAGTCTTTTTCATGTGTCACCACACAGTCAAATTTCACTACTTCAGTGCAGCCAAAAACTTTGTTTGCACAAGGAAAAGTGAGATGTTTTACCAGTTGCTCATAGGATTGCTGCCTTTGGATAGCTTTTATACCTACACTAGAGCTGCATCGACCACAAATGCTGCCCAGGTTCTCACTGAATATTATAGGGATCACATTCAAGTAACGGTTGCATATGTTACAAATTAGGTCTTTCTCTAATTGTTCTTTGTCAAGGAAGGTAAATTCTTCCAAGCCGGTGGGGCAGTGGGGTCCGTTTTGTTTTGAACCCATTATGTCTGGGTCTGGTTGTAATCGTTGGGATTTTTGCAAGCTCTGAAGAATTGACGAAATAACTGAAATCCTGGCTCAGAAATTTAAGAGAGaacattaatttaaacgcaaagaattattaaaaaagataaaaattaccaCTTAAAGTACGAAAAAAGGCCAAATATAAAACATACATAACctcaaataaaacttaaatggCGGTCAATTATATCCGCCTTGCTTAAGAAAACATGATATATTGAATGGTGTCAAAACAAATCACAAACTGACGACATGAGAGTACtcattttatctaaaatttatttctaatttcttcTTATCTTGAAGAATAGCAAACACTgtataaattcaatatttatcaCCTACACCACTACTTTGCATTcagattcaaaaataaaataatttacatgcAAGGtacgttatttttattaaccataaacaatttgctatttttcaaCATCAGTACTCAGCGCCTTTACGTCACCATCAGTCAAAGCCCCCACTTCCTGCAGCAGCTCCTTCTTAtccttaaaataatttctaaaccACTCTATATGCTCCTTTTTGGCCTGAATGGTTA
Encoded here:
- the LOC136411392 gene encoding uncharacterized protein, whose translation is MGSKQNGPHCPTGLEEFTFLDKEQLEKDLICNICNRYLNVIPIIFSENLGSICGRCSSSVGIKAIQRQQSYEQLVKHLTFPCANKVFGCTEVVKFDCVVTHEKDCRYQCMSCPLSYKHLFPEKNCNWRGNSKLLLEHLKVHHEEFLDPPQFEWPEKGKNKIFFTYVGNQVITIAIKHERKGRFSSLLMISGTDLESQCFRYQLELSNEDKNSSILLRRSRLEPLSEFVDFLNRPEKTLEVDIDQMSEMLQNPRKVFAKFGIVKKSKKEIIQIMGVQEADSLMVGNSNIKTGKEKNTHPDEEMLSELECPVCSEFMVPPIYICPTGHSVCSVCKIKVNICPSCRSIFGNGRNFTLEKLTLKVKYPCRNRDIGCGFVSTSENIKNHEKICDLAENPCILKCGWKGLTPALHNHFLEKHKTQLLENNVPFPRDMRQDRNTGYYFLYVMGELFCLSFKSGGKFGVRLNMQQVGYLESQPKHKYTIQFFLNSQASCPSISLTGFCQNWNENLIDLGSNSITVPAELLLKYCIYQGSFFYMKVNIMKV